The stretch of DNA TGAGATACGCATCGCACGGGATGCTCCCTCAACCACGGCTTCTGGCGCGTGGGTGTTTGCGCGATGCAGACGCGCGAACTCTTTAAAACCGGAATAGAAAATTTGCTCAGAACCGCTCAGGCTTTCGCGACGGCCCTGGCTTTCCTGATACAGGCGAGACAGTTCGATCCCGGACCAGAACTTGTCTTCAAACGCCTCAGCTTCACGGCTGGCGGCATTAAGGATACGCGTTCGCTGAATGATGATTGCCCATGATGCGATGGAAAAACCAATCAAAATCAACATGATAAATTTGACCAGAAGGCTAGCCTTCAGGAACAAATCAAGGATATTCATGTCAGTCACTGCTTGAACTCCGCGACAATAGACTTGGGAAGCGCACGAGGCTTCATAAGGTGT from Cedecea neteri encodes:
- the tolQ gene encoding Tol-Pal system protein TolQ; this translates as MTDMNILDLFLKASLLVKFIMLILIGFSIASWAIIIQRTRILNAASREAEAFEDKFWSGIELSRLYQESQGRRESLSGSEQIFYSGFKEFARLHRANTHAPEAVVEGASRAMRISMSRELETLETHIPFLGTVGSISPYIGLFGTVWGIMHAFIALGAVKQATLQMVAPGIAEALIATAIGLFAAIPAVMAYNRLNQRVNKLELNYDNFMEEFTAILHRQAFTSSEKQ